A region from the Verrucomicrobiota bacterium genome encodes:
- a CDS encoding cupin domain-containing protein, with product MSKFTPKLLPLFSIPLAVLCMQASSIAHEQQLYLSRYVPNLKYTDSDLTKDTKTATYKAIFGEGDKDERHLNAITRVGELTVQPGGASAIVKRPHEEYVLYVTSGKGNLVYGREKAPLKANDFLYIPAGVRHGVSNDSKEPIKVLFMGYQIPEGVDYQPKKELQIANADSVELQVLGSHGPTTQYKLLMGDTASTRDRLASASQMKSLFIMDFAPRGTNNPHRHDTQEEVYFVLQGSGYMVAGLDEYGNVERHPSQEGDAFFWAAGTEVGFYSLNKENEEHSIILAIRSDDPTKLDIK from the coding sequence ATGTCTAAGTTTACCCCTAAGTTACTGCCATTATTCTCGATTCCGCTCGCTGTTCTGTGTATGCAGGCAAGCTCCATTGCTCACGAGCAGCAGCTTTATCTTTCCCGTTATGTACCAAATTTGAAGTACACGGATTCCGATCTTACCAAAGATACGAAAACGGCAACCTATAAGGCCATATTCGGCGAAGGAGACAAAGATGAACGCCATCTAAATGCCATAACGCGCGTGGGCGAGCTCACGGTTCAACCGGGCGGTGCCAGTGCGATTGTGAAACGGCCCCATGAGGAATATGTGCTCTACGTAACTTCAGGGAAAGGCAACCTGGTTTATGGCAGGGAGAAAGCTCCCCTAAAAGCAAATGACTTTTTATATATCCCAGCTGGAGTGAGACACGGTGTAAGTAACGACAGCAAAGAACCGATCAAGGTGTTGTTTATGGGTTATCAAATACCTGAAGGAGTGGATTACCAACCGAAGAAAGAACTTCAGATCGCCAACGCTGACTCGGTTGAGCTTCAGGTTTTGGGCAGTCATGGGCCGACAACCCAGTACAAACTGTTGATGGGCGATACCGCCAGCACGCGGGATCGCCTCGCCTCCGCCTCACAAATGAAAAGCCTTTTCATCATGGATTTCGCTCCACGGGGGACAAACAATCCCCACCGGCACGATACTCAGGAAGAAGTTTACTTTGTGCTCCAGGGAAGTGGCTACATGGTGGCTGGCTTGGACGAGTATGGCAATGTCGAGCGCCATCCCAGTCAGGAGGGAGATGCGTTTTTCTGGGCGGCCGGGACCGAAGTGGGTTTCTATAGCCTCAATAAGGAGAATGAGGAGCATTCCATCATTCTTGCGATTCGTTCGGATGATCCAACCAAACTGGATATCAAATAA
- a CDS encoding sulfatase-like hydrolase/transferase has product MRKPNILFLLTDEHSFRFFSHLSKEEGGETVETPHLDALKKQSAKFNNTYCQMALCTPSRLCLLSGKHARGAGAWDNDSTMNPDLVTLPAALRGAGYETCLVGKMHLGGSRQFVGFQHRPYGDLTGGTGHQGQEPPDWYDGDKFTWRYDAAGKLEYPESALQEQITAQETIAWIREHRHEHPDKPWFTLASFSRPHFPLTAPKRWTDRYPVDKVSKPKAPAAGDTYNHPVNKSMRQGFRVDDLSYEDQQKMRAGYFACVSYQDEIIGDLLKRLELSGDLENTVIVYASDHGEMAGEHGSWWKHTFHEASTRVPMIISLPEHRSGELTPSQLETPVELIDLYPTLCSIAGADFSQAEGRDLSIQVSRGQEPEAKPVVSDNLIPRWGKGSEYRMVRYGDFKYVGFRSGSEFLFNLKEDPLEQTDLSRKIEDEESNKMLLKLRAYVAESIDFEAAEKERLETTADLEQRFPEQIGPTQGNLYHLKDGRIINGEDVVYNPTVVAENLEQAFGKDWQNQNMPKD; this is encoded by the coding sequence ATGCGAAAGCCCAATATTCTCTTCTTGCTCACCGATGAGCATAGCTTCCGCTTTTTCTCTCACCTGAGTAAAGAGGAAGGTGGAGAGACCGTTGAAACGCCGCATCTTGACGCCTTGAAAAAGCAATCGGCCAAGTTTAATAACACCTATTGCCAAATGGCGTTGTGCACCCCTTCCCGACTGTGCCTTCTTAGCGGGAAACACGCGAGAGGAGCTGGTGCGTGGGATAACGATTCCACTATGAACCCCGACCTGGTTACTCTGCCAGCTGCTTTGCGAGGAGCGGGGTATGAAACATGCCTGGTCGGGAAAATGCATCTGGGAGGTAGTCGCCAATTTGTAGGTTTTCAGCATCGCCCTTATGGAGACCTCACAGGAGGCACAGGCCACCAGGGCCAGGAGCCACCCGACTGGTATGACGGAGATAAATTCACTTGGCGATACGACGCGGCCGGCAAACTTGAGTATCCAGAGAGCGCACTTCAGGAGCAAATCACAGCACAGGAAACCATCGCCTGGATTCGAGAGCACCGTCATGAACATCCTGATAAACCATGGTTCACTCTGGCCTCGTTCAGCCGTCCCCATTTTCCGCTTACAGCACCCAAACGCTGGACCGACCGCTATCCGGTGGACAAGGTAAGCAAGCCGAAAGCACCTGCAGCCGGAGACACTTACAATCATCCGGTAAACAAATCCATGCGCCAGGGCTTCCGAGTCGATGACCTGTCCTACGAGGATCAACAAAAAATGCGGGCGGGATATTTTGCCTGCGTCAGTTACCAGGACGAAATTATCGGCGATCTGCTAAAGCGGCTGGAACTTTCCGGAGATTTGGAAAACACCGTCATCGTATACGCATCCGACCATGGAGAAATGGCTGGAGAACACGGCAGTTGGTGGAAACACACCTTTCATGAAGCCAGTACACGCGTACCCATGATAATTTCACTACCCGAACACAGGTCTGGGGAACTCACTCCGAGCCAACTGGAAACACCCGTCGAGCTGATCGACCTCTACCCTACTTTGTGCTCCATCGCCGGTGCCGATTTTTCACAGGCTGAGGGAAGAGATTTAAGCATCCAGGTTTCCAGGGGACAGGAACCGGAAGCAAAGCCGGTCGTAAGCGACAATCTAATTCCCCGTTGGGGAAAAGGCTCTGAATACCGCATGGTTCGGTACGGCGATTTTAAATACGTTGGCTTTCGAAGCGGCTCCGAATTTTTATTCAACCTGAAAGAAGATCCTTTGGAACAGACGGATCTTTCAAGGAAGATCGAAGATGAAGAAAGCAATAAGATGCTTTTAAAGCTTCGTGCATATGTGGCCGAAAGCATCGACTTCGAAGCTGCCGAAAAAGAGCGACTCGAAACCACCGCTGATCTCGAACAACGCTTTCCGGAACAAATCGGTCCTACTCAGGGAAATCTCTATCACCTCAAGGATGGCCGCATCATCAACGGGGAGGATGTGGTTTACAATCCAACTGTTGTGGCTGAAAACCTGGAACAGGCCTTCGGTAAAGACTGGCAGAATCAAAACATGCCGAAAGACTGA
- a CDS encoding alpha/beta hydrolase: protein MRKLVDWQGGEPLLVEDEGTGNGVICLHGLGGGSYFFAGLGKAIRNSRRVVSFDMPGTGFNEACVETFSMDACVNATVELIDQMSPDSVTLLGHSMGTIVALKAYAKRPEKVQGLIFLGGLPEPVPAIREKLVERIEKITTVGMRGIGEEAMTGIFAANTLSQKGELVGSYQRLLELNSETSYIESIRGLVDASASDLVATVAVPCLAITGEEDRYASPYDVERFLESIPSETNLEVFGECGHMIFYEAPEGLYDRVSNFLQAMDSDWDYTY, encoded by the coding sequence ATGAGAAAGCTCGTAGATTGGCAGGGAGGAGAACCACTTCTGGTTGAAGACGAAGGAACCGGAAATGGAGTGATTTGCCTGCATGGTCTCGGTGGCGGAAGCTATTTTTTTGCTGGACTTGGCAAAGCTATCAGAAATTCAAGACGAGTGGTATCATTCGATATGCCCGGTACCGGGTTCAATGAAGCGTGTGTTGAAACGTTTTCAATGGATGCCTGCGTGAATGCGACCGTGGAATTGATTGATCAAATGAGCCCGGATTCTGTTACGCTTCTCGGTCATTCGATGGGGACTATTGTTGCGCTGAAGGCCTACGCCAAACGTCCCGAAAAAGTTCAGGGTCTCATTTTTCTTGGCGGTTTGCCTGAACCAGTGCCAGCGATCCGGGAAAAATTGGTCGAGCGGATTGAAAAAATTACCACGGTTGGAATGAGGGGAATTGGTGAAGAAGCGATGACTGGTATATTTGCTGCCAATACACTTTCGCAAAAAGGGGAGCTTGTTGGAAGTTATCAGCGTTTGCTGGAGTTAAATTCAGAAACCAGTTACATCGAATCGATCCGTGGGCTTGTTGATGCTTCCGCTTCTGACCTTGTCGCAACGGTCGCGGTGCCGTGTCTCGCCATTACAGGTGAGGAGGATCGATATGCTTCACCCTACGACGTTGAACGTTTTCTGGAATCCATTCCATCTGAAACGAACCTGGAGGTATTCGGGGAATGTGGGCATATGATTTTTTATGAAGCACCGGAAGGACTATATGATCGGGTATCAAATTTCCTCCAGGCGATGGATAGTGATTGGGATTATACCTACTGA
- a CDS encoding DJ-1/PfpI family protein, producing MSKKLLIVTGDGGESYEVLYALHRFQEANWEVDIVAPSKRSLNLVMHDFKPGWDTYFEGPGYSVESNITFFQVVVDDYESVLLIGGRAPEYLRNDPVVVGMVKEFHAKGKWIYSICHGIQILATAGLCQDRNITCYEHCRYDAESKGGTWIPEEACIDGKIICGQTWLSHPQFYRLIFENLE from the coding sequence ATGAGTAAGAAATTGTTAATTGTAACCGGTGACGGTGGTGAAAGCTATGAAGTGCTCTATGCGCTTCACCGATTCCAGGAAGCCAATTGGGAGGTCGACATTGTTGCACCCAGTAAACGCAGTCTCAATCTTGTGATGCATGACTTTAAGCCGGGTTGGGATACCTATTTCGAAGGGCCTGGGTACAGTGTAGAATCCAATATCACTTTCTTTCAAGTGGTTGTGGACGATTATGAGTCTGTCTTGTTGATTGGTGGACGTGCGCCTGAGTATTTGAGAAATGATCCTGTGGTGGTTGGCATGGTGAAAGAATTTCATGCCAAAGGGAAATGGATATATAGCATATGTCATGGTATCCAGATATTGGCGACTGCCGGTCTTTGTCAGGACAGGAACATAACCTGCTATGAACATTGTCGTTATGACGCTGAGTCCAAAGGAGGAACCTGGATTCCCGAAGAGGCCTGTATCGATGGCAAGATTATTTGCGGACAAACCTGGCTCTCACACCCTCAGTTTTACCGTTTAATTTTTGAAAACCTTGAATGA
- a CDS encoding Zn-dependent alcohol dehydrogenase, translating into MKTKAAIVYNFNEPVVVEEIELRPPQESELLIKIAASGICHSDYSVMKGTIAHDLPEVLGHEGAGTVVEVGPGVEGYKVGDRVMLPFVSSCGKCNRCVSGHPTLCEVHFSGKRGTLIDGTCRFHKGDQDIYQFSRLGTLSEYTVAHTNSVLPLPDGYTFEHAALLGCGVTTGFGAVTRTAKVPSGSTVAVVGCGGVGLNVIQGAKHAGASKIIAVDQVPSKLEEAKRFGATHSVNSKDTDAIEEVKKLTNGKGVDFSFEAIGLPATIEMAYNMLGVGGNAVIIGITGAKATITIPAVFIPVWERKITGSFFGSCLPGEDMPYLLDLYRQKKLMLDELVSQYYELEGINQAFTDMEKGENIRGMVLFEK; encoded by the coding sequence ATGAAAACCAAAGCTGCTATCGTTTATAATTTTAATGAGCCCGTTGTGGTTGAAGAGATCGAACTACGGCCACCTCAGGAAAGCGAACTGCTCATCAAGATAGCCGCTAGCGGGATATGCCATAGCGATTACTCCGTGATGAAGGGGACTATTGCGCATGACCTGCCTGAAGTCCTCGGTCACGAAGGGGCCGGAACGGTGGTCGAGGTCGGACCTGGTGTGGAAGGCTACAAGGTCGGTGATCGGGTGATGCTTCCCTTTGTTTCATCCTGTGGAAAGTGCAATCGCTGCGTCTCTGGTCACCCCACTTTATGCGAGGTGCATTTTAGCGGGAAGCGAGGGACTCTTATCGACGGAACCTGCCGTTTTCACAAAGGCGATCAGGACATCTATCAATTTTCCCGACTTGGAACACTCTCAGAGTACACGGTAGCACATACGAATTCCGTTCTTCCCTTACCAGATGGCTATACTTTTGAGCATGCGGCTCTGCTTGGTTGCGGAGTTACAACCGGGTTTGGCGCAGTTACTCGAACAGCAAAAGTCCCGTCCGGATCGACGGTGGCCGTGGTCGGTTGTGGCGGTGTTGGTTTAAATGTGATCCAGGGAGCAAAGCATGCCGGTGCGTCCAAAATAATTGCGGTGGATCAAGTGCCATCCAAGTTGGAGGAAGCGAAACGGTTCGGAGCAACCCATTCTGTTAATTCAAAAGATACGGATGCGATTGAGGAAGTTAAGAAGCTTACCAATGGAAAGGGGGTTGATTTCTCTTTCGAGGCGATTGGACTGCCGGCAACGATCGAAATGGCCTACAACATGTTGGGGGTAGGCGGTAACGCGGTCATTATTGGAATTACCGGAGCAAAAGCTACGATCACTATTCCTGCCGTGTTTATTCCTGTGTGGGAACGGAAGATCACCGGTTCATTTTTTGGGTCCTGCCTCCCTGGCGAAGATATGCCCTACCTCCTGGATTTGTATCGCCAGAAAAAGCTGATGCTCGACGAGCTGGTTTCTCAATACTACGAACTGGAGGGCATCAACCAGGCCTTTACCGATATGGAGAAAGGTGAAAATATTCGTGGCATGGTGCTGTTTGAGAAATGA
- a CDS encoding NAD(P)-dependent oxidoreductase — MILQALAKRAQDQNPIRVGIIGAGKFGAALVTQISQMKGMVVSLLADIELDHAFRSFLSNNYVKSDLLSVCTQDGVEDAIRQNRPAVTQDGLLVCQSPSIDVVVDTTGSPEAGAIFGVEALSNRKHLVMVNVEADVCIGPYLRRLADEQGVVYTQVDGDQPGCTMNLVNWARTLGFEIVAAGRGTVYYEDDFEGTPDSVPERFGFTEEMIERRHINLHMFNSFRDGTKAQTEMVALANAAGLVPDIRGMHEPGVNLADIPRQFSLKSEGGILSQQGVVELANSVAADGKTRLPDALGMGVFAVIRTEHSFISEDLKLYFLHEGGNGKNFLLQRPYHLVAVEAPISIAQAVLFGAATGSTLPRPTAELITVAKRDLNAGETLDGSGGYTVNGLCERSEVAHKENLLPLAFAREVTLNRAVSKGNPITWDMVDDLKESKLLELRRKQDAMLWT, encoded by the coding sequence ATGATACTTCAAGCCCTGGCCAAACGAGCCCAAGACCAAAACCCCATTCGAGTCGGTATTATCGGTGCCGGAAAATTTGGTGCGGCCTTGGTTACACAGATTTCGCAAATGAAAGGCATGGTGGTTTCCCTCCTCGCCGATATCGAACTCGACCACGCATTTCGTAGCTTTTTAAGCAATAATTACGTAAAAAGTGATTTATTGAGTGTATGCACCCAGGATGGCGTCGAAGACGCTATTCGACAAAATCGACCCGCTGTTACCCAGGATGGTCTGTTGGTCTGTCAGAGTCCGTCGATTGATGTGGTTGTCGACACCACTGGCTCGCCTGAGGCAGGAGCGATCTTTGGAGTGGAGGCTTTGAGTAACCGAAAACACCTGGTGATGGTGAATGTGGAGGCCGACGTCTGTATCGGACCCTACTTGCGCAGATTGGCAGACGAACAAGGGGTGGTCTATACCCAAGTGGATGGAGATCAGCCCGGGTGCACTATGAATTTGGTTAATTGGGCCCGTACGCTAGGGTTTGAGATCGTAGCTGCCGGTCGGGGAACAGTTTATTACGAAGATGATTTTGAAGGAACGCCTGACTCGGTGCCGGAGAGGTTTGGGTTCACCGAAGAAATGATCGAGCGACGCCACATAAATCTCCATATGTTCAATTCGTTTCGGGATGGGACCAAGGCGCAAACCGAAATGGTGGCCTTGGCAAACGCGGCCGGTCTGGTCCCGGATATTCGTGGTATGCATGAGCCGGGGGTGAATCTGGCGGATATACCGCGGCAATTCAGTTTGAAGTCGGAAGGTGGAATCCTAAGCCAACAGGGCGTCGTCGAGCTGGCCAATAGTGTGGCTGCGGATGGCAAGACGAGGTTGCCGGATGCCTTGGGAATGGGTGTGTTTGCAGTCATCCGAACGGAACACTCGTTTATCTCGGAAGATTTGAAACTCTATTTTCTGCACGAAGGAGGAAACGGGAAAAACTTTCTCCTTCAACGACCTTATCATTTGGTGGCGGTTGAGGCACCTATATCTATTGCGCAGGCGGTTTTGTTCGGAGCTGCGACCGGGTCAACACTTCCACGGCCGACCGCTGAATTAATCACAGTGGCCAAACGCGATTTGAATGCGGGTGAAACCTTGGATGGAAGTGGTGGATATACCGTCAATGGACTCTGTGAAAGATCTGAAGTCGCCCACAAGGAAAACCTGCTTCCACTTGCGTTTGCCAGGGAGGTAACTCTCAATAGAGCAGTGAGTAAGGGAAATCCAATTACCTGGGATATGGTTGATGATTTAAAGGAGTCTAAACTTCTTGAGTTAAGAAGGAAACAGGATGCGATGCTCTGGACATAA